The Anolis carolinensis isolate JA03-04 chromosome 2, rAnoCar3.1.pri, whole genome shotgun sequence genome contains the following window.
gaagaagaagatcagagaaatagagataaatagagaaaaatgataaacgtaccatatattctcgagtataacctgacccaaatataagccaaccagcatcctcacccgagtataagccgaagggggctttttcagtcttaaaaaaaagggctgaaaaactaggcttatactcaaatatatacagtaaatgttgcaCAATATTATCAATGCCCGCGGAAGATCTATGCCACGCAGCCATAATGTGAGGAATTAGCCGATATATGTTCCTCCCATTATTCACAAGATCTTCTCTTCAGATCCAGACATAAATAATCTCACTCCATTCTGCTgagatcagacctcacctggagaaATATTGCACCCAGTTCCAGGaaacacagttcaagaaggatattgaccagTTGGAAGGCGTCCAGAGAAGGCTGGCCAaagtggtcaaaggtctggaggccAAGCTTACGTGAGGAAGAAGCTGAACAGGAAGCAACTGTATGAAGCGgcggcttaaaaagccaatgtgattctaaacTGCATTAATAGAAGTCtgtagtctccttctttggaggtttgaaacagaggttgggtggctatctgtcaggggtgctttgattgtgccttcctgcatggcagaagagggttgggctggatggccctatgTGGTTCCAACTTTAcgagtctatgattctgtgaggCTAGGAAAGTCCTATTTCCactccattctgctttggtcagaccttctcacctggaataataatcctgtgtccagttctgggcaaagcagttCAAGAAGAAGATGGACAAGAGAAAGAAGACCAAAAGGCGTGAAGGTTTGTAAGCCATGAAGCCCTATGAAGAACCACCAAAGTTGTCCAGAGAAAGGCAGACTGGTATAATTATTTAGAAGGATGGTTTATGGAAGAGTCAATTGGCTCATTTACTGCTGCTCTACAGACCAGGACACAAAGCAATGCTTTCAAACTTCAGTAAAAGCAACCCCACCTAAATGTTGGAAAGAAGTTCCTGAGAGCTGTCCAGTCACAATATCCACTCCTGCTTGGGAGTTTGGTGGAGTTTGCttctttggatggccatctgtcaggagggatcataTTGCTTCTTCCTGTATGACAGAATGGGCttgactggatggcttttgagggtctcCTCCAACTTTAGGATTACAGTTCCACCATAGCTAATGGCTAGTTACTTTTTCTCAATGAAACAGACCGCTtccactgtggtggaggctcctacgttggaggcttttaagcagaggctggatggccatctgtcgggggtgctttgaatgcgatttcctgcttcttggcagggggttggactggatggcccatgaggtctcttccaactctactattctatgattctatgattcaattccTCAAGAAAGCCTGCCAAGAGTTCATTGACTCCCAAAGGATTCTTGACCTATCGAAAGAGAATGTGGTTTGTTTTAGGAATGAGAAAAAAAttattccaaaatatttggaaaagagTTAGGAAAATATTTCTCAAGGGTTGAACTATCCTGGCAAGAAAAATCCTAGACTGACAGGTGCAAAAATACTTGTAAgactaggggggggggggggatatatatatattccatatatgCCATGACTGCTATTTTTACCCTTTGCGACTTATGCTACACAAAATTTGCACCTGATGGTTTTGTGCAGAAGACAGCATTCTCCTTGGCATTGCATTCTGTGCAGGATAGGCAgcctttttctgcacagaatgtgtgatttgttttgtaaaaaaaaagcaCAACTTTGGCAACAGGACAGTCTTTGAAGGCTTTGACACAGCGAGAAGAAAACCGCCAATGTCGTctgttgcttcctttgagaagaaaattagcaaagaatGACACCTTCCACCTCTTGGTCTATATAAGGTTTTGGGAGGAGCACGGAAGGATTGACACAACTAACAAAAGGGAAATGTTAGAGACTGTAGTTTGGCAGAAAAAGGAAATGCACAGGGATACGATGGGTGACACTTGACTTGAAAGCAATCAATGTGAAAGGTGTGATATTTCCAAAAAGCATCCTCTCTCTTTCCCTGAGAAAGAAGCAAGTGACCAGACTCAGAGTTCCATTGCAGATCTCCCACTCCCACAAATATACACAATACTTTTTCAAAACACACTCCTTCCCTTCCAACTGAAAAGGAGACAGATGATCAGACTTCTGCTTTCCATGCAGATCTGTCGCCCTGCAAATTCACCATCTCTGTCCTTCCCATGGAGCAGAACATGGTGAGTGACCAGACCAGCTGTCTGCCACAATCTTATACAACAATTTTCTGCTGATGATTTTTTCAAAAAGTTGAAGAAGATGCAAATAAGTGACAAGTTGTTTTTCAGCTAAAATTTGTTGACTCccatcagttcctggacagatgttgacTTTCCTTCCTTAAGTGATCATTGGTTTTCTTTCTTAAGGAAATTAAATAGTAACATAACTGCACAACCACATATAATATAATGACCCAGTTCGGGATCCTTAGCAATTTGGGgctttcttttgcttttgcagACATTTTCACCAAGGTGCAGAAGCAGAGGAGCCTCTTGGAGGATGCAGCCCAGCTTCTGGCCGAAAACCCCAATGGACCTGTGCCCGAACCGGGAAAGCCAGCCTGGTACATGAACCTATGAATCCCAAAGCAAGGTAAGAAGGAGGGACCCAATGAAAGTCATTGGCTGCAAAGACCCCGGAGCCATTCCCCTCCACCTGTTTGCTTCTTCAAGTTAAAGAATCCAAAACGGGGGAAAGACCTGGCCTAGATGGAGCACATACAACTCCTTATCGGCTTTATTTAATAAGCGAGGAATTGGCATCTAAGCATCCTCACTTGATGCTCTGGACCTTTGGAAATAAACTATGAAATGGGAAAAAGAAgccaaaaaagtatttaccagCTTGTAACTATTTACTCCTCCTATCAGACAACTGACTTGTATGTGCACGAGAACATTATCCCATGCACGTTTGTGGGCTGGAAACTGATTTAGAGGCAGGGCTCACCTTTCCAGAGCAATAAAAAAAATGGCAGGAAAAATATTCCCCTTGAATTTTAGGAAGAATATTTTAACAGGTGACAGAGAGAGCAGCAGAATGTCCTTTTGCCACCCAGtcccttctctggaggatttgaAGCAGaacctggatgaccatctgtcaggagggcttggatggtgccttcctgtctggcagaaaggttggactggatggcctttgggggtctcctccACTTCTGTGATTCAAGGCCTGCCTCTCAGACTCCACGCCAAAGTCCAATCCTTGACCAGTCCTTCATCTCAGCCTTTTGCTTTCATTCCTTCCAACCAAACCCATTTGCTGTGCCTGTCTCCTCCACTTTCCATCAAGccctccagcctccccccccccctttgatggAATAAAAGAATTTACTGTAACACCCGCCTTTGTATGAGAACAGCTAAAATGACAGTCTTCCTGTGGCCATCCCATTTCCCATCGCAGCGGGAGTTAAACGCTTCTGTGTTTTCCAGCGTGAGCCACTCCAATCTCGAGAAATGCATGAAGACTACTGAGGGGGTCTCCATTTCTCCAGGACAATTCTTGTTTACTCTTCGCTTTGCTACAAGTTGAGTAATTTTCCGGAGGAGGAACGCAGGAGATGTTTGCAAAGGCCGGCACACCTTTCTGTGTTCCTGGACTGGGGGGAAACCCAGAAAACTATGCACATCTACAGTCAAATTAATGCAGCGACTGATCATTTCCAGCAGCTCCCAGGTCCTCATCATCTACCAATGGAACTGGGCCCAGAAACAGTTTGTCCATCTTGGCGACGTGTCAGATGTGATGGACATCCAAATGGTCAAGCATTTCCGGGTCAAGCGGGACAACTACTTGTGCCTCAGTTGCTACATTGGAGACTCCAAGGTGGTCAAGTGGGACAGGCCACGCTTCACGGAGGTGCAGACCCTCCCCTCCATGATCATGGAGGCCTTCCCAGTGGCCCAGCACCAGTACATGGCCTTGGGCAGCAACTTCTCATTCATCCACATCTACCTCTGGGACGAAGAGAAGCAGAGGTTCTCCAAGTTCCAGGAGCTCTCCATCCAAACACCGGGCACTTTCCACATCATGCCCTTGGAGGACATGAACATCGTGCTGGTGCCCAGCTTTAAAGGGAACACTTTGGTCTACAAGCACATCATGGTGGACCTCAACTTGTAGACCAGGGGGGTCCTGGGCAGCAACTTCTCATCCACCCACATCTACCTctgggaggaagagaagcagtggTTCTCCAAGTTCCAGGAGATCTCCATCCAAGCACCATGCCCTTGGAGGACATGAACATCCTGCTGGTGCCCAGCTTCAAAGGGAACACCTTGGTCTACAAGCACATCGTGGTAGACCTCAACTTGTAGGCTGAGGGGGGGGGCCTGGGCAGCAACTTCTCATTCACCCACATCTACCTctgggaggaagagaagcagaggTTCTCCAAGTTCCAGAAGATCTCCATCCAAGCACCATGCCCTTGGAGGACATGAACATCCTGCTGGTGCCCAGCTTTAAAGGGAACACTTTGGTGTACAAGCACATCGTGGTGGACCTCAACTTGTAGGCCGGGAGGGCTCTGGGCAGCAACTTCTCATTCACCCACATCTACCTctgggaggaagagaagcagaggTTCTCCAAGTTCCAGGAGATCTCCATCCAAGCACCATGCCCTTGGAGGGCATGAACATCCTGCTGGTGCCCAGCTTTAAAAGGAACACCTTGGTCTACAAGCACATCGTGGTGGACCTCAACTTGTAGGCCGGGAAGGGCTCTGGGCAGCAACTTCTCATTCACCCACATCTACCTCTGGGAGGAAGAGAAGTAGAGGTTCTCCAAGTTCCAGGAGATCTCCATCCAAGCACCGTGCCCTTGGAGGGCATGAACATCCTGCTGGTGCCCAGCTTTAAAGGGAACACCTTGGTCTACAAACACATCGTGGTGGACCTCAACTTGTAGGCCGGGAGGGCTCTGGGCAGCAACTTCTCATTCACCCACATCTACCTCTGGGAGGAAGAGAAGTAGAGGTTCTCCAAGTTCCAGGAGATCTCCATCCTAGCACCGTGCCCTTGGAGGGCATGAACATCCTGCTGATGCCCAGCTTTAAAGGGAACACCTTGGTCTACAAACACATCGTGGTGGACCTCAACTTGTAGGCCAGGGGGGCCCTGGGTAGGAACTTCTCATTCACCCACATGTACCTCTGGAAGAGAAGCAGAGGTTCTCCAAGTTCCAGGAGATTTCCATCCAAGCACTGTGCCCTTGGTGGACATGAACATCCTGTTGGTGCCCAGCTTCAAAGGGAACACCTTGGTCTACAAGCACATCGTGGTGGACCTCAGCTTGTAGGCCACGGGGGATATGGTCCTTCCTCACCCACCACCACAGCTGCATCTCTCATTCCTCCTGCCTCAGCACTGTAATTACTTGGAGCAAAGCTTATTCATTGTCCTGCCTGAATCCCTTCACCTCTACACTAGGGATGGATTCAATGATGGGCACCAGATGCCCAACACCCAAAACAACCAGGCACCTGATGCccattaaattaaaaatgcagtttggtgccatggctcaatgttgtggcatCATGGGATATGTAGTTCGAGGCACCAGAGAATGGGgaagaccttgtaaatctacaCCTTCCAGAATCCCAGGGTatgaagccatggcagtgaaagtggagccaaactgcattaatttgtcagtgtagtttgcctatgcctggtgtaaatgcaccATGAGACCCAAGTGAAATGCTTATACTTGCAAAGCATTGCTTACACAgacatgaaataaatatacaatgGCCAAAGAAGAGACTGTAAACAAACCACGGATCTCTCCCAACAAGTCCCTAATGCCCCAAAGATGTTGCTTTTCTTCCGAAGGTGTTGTGTGTTTCCACCTGGTGTGCTTTTGCAGCATTTACATATTCTAAATATTGCAATTAAGggtgatttttaaaacaaaatcccCATAATTTTCAAGTGACAGATACTAATGACAAGTGTTCAGGATTGCCATTTGACTACCAAATGAAGAGCGTTCACCTGCCTTGGAGAAAAGGCAGACCACCCAAATAATTTCAGAAACTCAGCCTCACATTCCTGCATTGTGAATCCAAATCCTATCAATGGATGTGGGGCCTCTTCTACACCGACATATACAGtaattcaaattatcaaagcagataatccacattatctgatttgaaccggattatatgagtctatactgtcctataatccagttcaaagcagaagatCTGGATtctgtatggcagtgtagggtcccttctacactcccatataatccagattatcaaatcagataatccatattatctgatttgaactggattatatgagtctacactgccctataacccagttcaaagcagataatctgaattttatatggcagtatagggccccttctacacttccatataatccagattatcaaatcacataatccacattatctgctttgatctggattatatgagtctacactgtcctataacccagttcaaggcagataatctgaattttatatggcagtgtagggccccttctacacgcccatataatccagattatcaaatcagataatccacattatctgatttgaaccggattatatgagtttatactgtcctataatccagttcaaagcagataatctggattttatatggcagtatagggccccttctacacttccatataatccagattaccaaatcacataatccacattatctgatttgaaatggattatatgtgtctatactgtcctataatccagttcaaagcagataatatagattttatatggcagtatagtgccctttctacacttccatataatccagattatcaaatcagataatccacattatcttattGGAaacggattatatgagtctacactgccctataatctggttcaaagcatataatggcagtgtagaaggggcctcaaaggggcctgaattgctttgcccaagCCACATAACCACGTCTACATGATGGAACGAAAGCACTTTGAAACCACTTGAATGCGATGGGATCttgagagttgtaatttgacaAGTGCTTGGGCCTTTGCTATAAAAAAGGACTCCACAACATTGAGCGGTGGCAGCtaaggtggtgccaaactgcattaatttcacagtgtaaatGGACTCATTGAGTTAatctaggagtgcatctacattgtgaaattaacgtagtttgacaccacgttaatcGCCATGGCCCAAAGTTATGGAACAGTGGTATTTGTCaatttgcactctttggcagaggtggCTAcagaaccttgtaaaactataactcccacgattccatagcactgagccatggcaactgaagtggtgtcaaactccattaactccacaatgtagatgcgccCCGGCTACAAGGAAGAGCACTGCAAACATTATTCCCATATACGTCATCACATATACCTGTTGCAAAGTTTTACACTTATTTCAAATTGTTGATCCCTTTTACGTAGCTCTGCAAGAACTAATTGTTTGATAGTTTTTTGAGCCTATGTGTCCATCCTTTCTCACAGTTTTACGCGGTTTCCATTGATTTTACTCCTACACCTCCCTGGAATAGAGATatctgaatgaatgaataaatacataaataaagagtGCGCAGCAAGAAATGCTTACCGAGCAGCAGTGGCACCGGATGAGTCAACTCAGAGAGTTGAGCCAAACCCAGGCAGCTCCCGGCCAAAGCCATGCGCAGGCGCAAACGCGGGCCAAGTCTAATATCAGGGCAGGAGAGGGCAGCGGAGATGGACCCAGGGAATCATTTTCTGCTGCGGAGACCTTTGGATGCCTGCGCTATGCTTCTCTGAAAACGGTGTTTTGATGTTAAACAGAGCAGGAGAGGGCTGTAACCTATTTAAAAGGCAAATTGTCTCTCCAGGAGGCTTGGAGAAGAAGCAGCGCTGCCTTTTAGGGGTCAggaggaaaaagtttattaagagTTTGCAGAAGGGAAAGGCTACTAATATCAAATGAGGGTGAGACCAGACTTGGAAACAGTCCATGCAAAAAGGGTCTTCGCAGACCACAGGCTGAACATGTGCCAAGAGGGGCGATGCGGCAATGCACAAGGGCCAgcgtgattctaggctgcattaagAGGAGTcgagtgtctagatcaggggtcctcaaactaaggcccgggggccggatgcggcccatcgaagccatttatccggcccccacggcacaagggcagaagggggttggactaaatgatccaaggggtctcttcttctcttataaccctattattattattattattattattattattattattattattattaacattgaggctgagtggccacctgtcagggatgctttgcttgtgcttttggtgcgcagaagcagaagggggttggactaagggtctcttccaacctgcttttttattataagtatgacacaggaaacaagatagatctgctggatttcgtttcacaaaatcacaagtcgaacacttcccaagtgtctaggactgtgtgatgtattttcggatgatgcacgcagatcccagtagggtggccttctgcagttagcagatcataattttgtcaatgtctattgtttccaaatgccggctgagatcttttggcatggcacatttattattattattattgttattgttattattattattaacattgaggctgggtggccatctgtcagggatgctttgcttgtgctttcagtgcacaaaggcagaaggggattggactcaatggcccaaagggtctcttccaaccctcattattattattattattattattattattattattattattattattattattattattgctcagtggccaactatagtccggcccgccaacagtccgaaggatcgtgaactggccccctgtttaaaaagtttggggacccctggtctagattaaATGAAGCAATAGtcccatttttttctgctttggCCAGGCTTTGTGAAGGAAATAACCCAgtgcccagttctgggcaaagcaattcaagaaagaGACGGACAAGTTGGAAATATGTCCaaagaagggccaccaaaatggg
Protein-coding sequences here:
- the LOC134295918 gene encoding leucine-rich repeat LGI family member 3-like, whose protein sequence is MQRLIISSSSQVLIIYQWNWAQKQFVHLGDVSDVMDIQMVKHFRVKRDNYLCLSCYIGDSKVVKWDRPRFTEVQTLPSMIMEAFPVAQHQYMALGSNFSFIHIYLWDEEKQRFSKFQELSIQTPGTFHIMPLEDMNIVLVPSFKGNTLVYKHIMVDLNL